From Bosea sp. NBC_00550, the proteins below share one genomic window:
- the deoA gene encoding thymidine phosphorylase, giving the protein MRLTQEIIAAKRDGEELPDADIRQIIAGLTDGSVSEGQAAAFAMAVYFNGMNEKERVALTLSMRDSGTVLRWDDLPGPALDKHSTGGVGDTVSLPLAAAVAACGGYVPMISGRGLGHTGGTLDKLDAVPGYVTQPGVALFRKVVREAGCAIIGQTADLAPADKRLYAIRDVTATVETIPLLVSSILSKKLAAGLHGLAMDVKFGSGAFLPDYAKAQALAQALVSVANDSGLPTNALLTDMDEPLASAAGNALEVAYALDHLTGRRREPRFHEVTVALGAEMLLLGGLAADLDAARARIEGAFASGAAAERFARMVVALGGPADLLEAPEKHLAAAPIAKPVFAESAGTVASIDTRAVGLAVVALGGGRVRPQDPIDHAVGIVELAGIGDNTGPDRPLGIVHARDEAGFAAASARLRKAYRIGEGAARGALVAERITERFSA; this is encoded by the coding sequence ATGCGCCTGACCCAGGAAATCATCGCCGCCAAGCGCGACGGCGAGGAGCTGCCCGATGCCGATATCCGCCAGATCATCGCCGGGCTGACCGACGGCTCGGTCAGCGAAGGGCAGGCTGCCGCCTTCGCCATGGCGGTCTATTTCAACGGCATGAATGAGAAGGAGCGCGTCGCGCTCACACTCTCCATGCGCGATTCCGGCACGGTGCTGCGCTGGGACGACCTGCCCGGCCCGGCGCTCGACAAGCACTCGACCGGCGGCGTCGGCGACACCGTGAGCCTGCCGCTCGCTGCGGCGGTGGCTGCGTGCGGCGGCTATGTGCCGATGATCTCGGGGCGCGGCCTCGGCCATACCGGCGGCACGCTCGACAAGCTCGATGCCGTGCCGGGCTATGTGACGCAGCCGGGCGTGGCGCTGTTCCGCAAGGTGGTGCGCGAGGCGGGCTGCGCCATCATCGGTCAGACCGCCGATCTCGCCCCGGCCGACAAGCGGCTCTATGCCATTCGCGACGTGACCGCGACGGTGGAGACCATTCCGCTGCTGGTGTCCTCGATCCTGTCGAAGAAGCTCGCTGCCGGCCTCCACGGCCTCGCCATGGATGTGAAATTCGGCTCCGGCGCCTTCCTGCCGGACTACGCCAAGGCGCAGGCCCTGGCGCAGGCCCTGGTCAGCGTCGCCAACGATTCCGGCCTGCCCACGAACGCGCTTCTGACCGATATGGACGAGCCGCTCGCCTCGGCCGCTGGCAACGCGCTCGAGGTGGCCTATGCGCTCGATCACCTCACCGGGCGCCGGCGCGAGCCACGTTTCCACGAGGTCACGGTCGCGCTCGGCGCCGAGATGCTGCTGCTCGGCGGCCTCGCCGCCGATCTCGACGCCGCCCGCGCGCGGATCGAGGGCGCTTTCGCCTCGGGTGCTGCCGCCGAACGCTTCGCCCGGATGGTCGTGGCGCTCGGCGGGCCGGCCGATCTGCTGGAAGCGCCGGAGAAGCATCTGGCAGCCGCGCCGATCGCAAAGCCGGTCTTCGCCGAGAGCGCCGGCACGGTCGCGTCGATCGACACCCGCGCAGTCGGGCTTGCGGTCGTCGCGCTCGGCGGCGGCCGCGTTCGCCCGCAGGACCCGATCGACCATGCCGTCGGCATCGTCGAGCTGGCCGGGATCGGCGACAATACGGGCCCGGACCGCCCACTCGGCATCGTCCACGCCCGCGACGAGGCAGGCTTCGCCGCGGCAAGCGCGCGCTTGCGCAAGGCCTATCGGATCGGAGAGGGTGCGGCGCGCGGCGCCCTGGTCGCGGAACGGATCACGGAGAGGTTTTCGGCATGA
- the deoC gene encoding deoxyribose-phosphate aldolase, giving the protein MSEAALARRALALLDLTDLADDATEQGARDLCRRAVSGPVPVAAVCLWPRFVATAREALGSSTVRIATVVNFPDGDTPIAPVIRETEAALEAGADEIDLVLPWRAVLAGQATAAGAMIRNISMRCEGKLLKVILETGEYPDLDKVREASELAIAAGADFIKTSTGKTPRSASIPAARLMLGVIAAAGRPIGLKPSGGIRTLADAKSYLDLADAMMGPDWVTPGTFRFGASGLYTALLDAIGGTASDTPRGSY; this is encoded by the coding sequence ATGTCGGAAGCCGCTCTCGCCAGGCGCGCGCTTGCGCTGCTCGATCTGACCGATCTCGCCGACGATGCCACCGAGCAGGGCGCCCGCGATCTCTGCCGTCGCGCCGTCTCGGGCCCGGTGCCGGTGGCGGCGGTCTGCCTCTGGCCGCGCTTCGTGGCGACGGCGCGTGAAGCGCTGGGCAGCAGCACCGTCCGTATCGCGACCGTGGTGAATTTCCCCGATGGCGACACGCCGATCGCACCCGTGATCCGCGAGACCGAAGCGGCGCTGGAAGCCGGTGCCGACGAAATCGATCTGGTCCTGCCCTGGCGCGCCGTATTGGCCGGGCAGGCCACGGCGGCCGGCGCCATGATCCGCAACATCAGCATGCGCTGCGAGGGCAAGCTGCTGAAGGTCATCCTCGAAACCGGGGAATACCCCGATCTCGACAAGGTGAGGGAGGCGTCCGAGCTCGCCATCGCCGCAGGTGCCGATTTCATCAAGACCTCGACCGGCAAGACGCCGCGCTCGGCCAGCATCCCGGCCGCGCGCTTGATGCTCGGCGTCATCGCCGCGGCAGGGCGCCCAATCGGGCTCAAGCCGTCCGGCGGCATCCGCACGCTGGCCGATGCGAAGAGCTATCTCGACCTCGCCGATGCGATGATGGGTCCTGATTGGGTGACGCCCGGGACGTTCCGCTTCGGCGCCAGCGGTCTTTACACCGCGCTCCTCGATGCGATCGGGGGCACGGCGTCCGACACGCCGCGTGGGAGCTACTGA
- a CDS encoding 2-hydroxyacid dehydrogenase produces the protein MSLLLAMTSWHVEDWRARFQALLPDMPVVVLGEPFDRRAVHYVASWKHPAGSLTGLPNLGAIFSLGAGVDFLFADDKLPPVPIARVVDPDLTTRMSEYVVLHCLMYLRQQHRYISQQQQKLWEDDRNQPAARSVRVGIMGLGELGQDAARKLQAVGFDVAGWSRSPKTIDGLPTFSGEDGMKAFLARTDILVCLVPLTPDTRGIINAELIAGLARDGRLGGPFVINAGRGGLQVEADILAALETGALKGATLDVFETEPLPVESPLWAQPNVTITPHNAAMSEPEAIASLIAAQIRRLEAGEPLQHVVDPARGY, from the coding sequence ATGAGTTTGCTTCTGGCCATGACGAGCTGGCATGTCGAGGACTGGCGTGCGCGGTTCCAGGCGCTTCTGCCTGACATGCCGGTCGTGGTCCTCGGCGAGCCCTTCGACCGCCGCGCCGTGCATTATGTCGCGAGCTGGAAGCACCCGGCCGGCAGCCTGACCGGCCTGCCCAATCTCGGCGCGATCTTCTCGCTCGGCGCCGGCGTGGATTTCCTCTTCGCCGACGACAAGCTGCCGCCGGTGCCGATCGCCCGCGTCGTCGATCCCGACCTGACCACGCGGATGAGCGAATATGTCGTGCTGCATTGCCTGATGTATCTGCGCCAGCAGCATCGCTACATCAGCCAGCAGCAGCAGAAGCTCTGGGAGGACGACCGCAATCAGCCGGCCGCCCGCTCGGTGCGCGTCGGCATCATGGGTCTGGGGGAACTCGGACAGGACGCCGCCCGCAAATTGCAGGCTGTCGGCTTCGACGTCGCCGGCTGGAGCCGCTCGCCCAAGACGATCGACGGCCTGCCGACCTTTTCCGGCGAGGACGGCATGAAGGCCTTTCTCGCGCGCACCGACATCCTCGTCTGCCTCGTGCCGCTCACGCCCGACACGCGTGGGATCATCAATGCCGAGCTGATCGCCGGGCTCGCGCGGGATGGCCGCCTCGGCGGCCCGTTCGTGATCAATGCCGGTCGCGGTGGCCTGCAAGTGGAAGCCGATATCCTCGCCGCGCTCGAAACCGGGGCATTGAAGGGCGCGACGCTCGACGTCTTCGAGACCGAGCCCTTGCCGGTCGAATCCCCGCTCTGGGCCCAGCCGAACGTGACGATCACGCCGCATAACGCGGCGATGTCGGAGCCGGAAGCGATCGCTTCGCTGATCGCGGCGCAGATCAGGCGGCTGGAAGCAGGTGAGCCGCTCCAGCACGTGGTCGATCCGGCGCGCGGCTACTGA
- a CDS encoding esterase-like activity of phytase family protein, producing the protein MRLSLIAALLLSSTMLAGAQETQKEFSAKLVGHALLPANTIIPAPTDAPADLKVSGKFVTPGKRVEALGTVVGTSGGRPTGLSTPFAGQPVQGFSGIRSLGNGEFLVLTDNGFGTKANSPDAALFFHRLKADFAGGKIERLATTFLHDPDKKVPFRIVHEGTDKRYLTGADFDPESIQPIGGKYWIGEEFGPYLIRVDANGKVEAVFETFADGKPVRSPDHYAVTTPGAPDAPLPVAFNARRSKGFEGMAQSPDGRFLYPLLEGPLWNAETKANEQVDGKDALRILEFDVANEKWTGRSWFFPLEDKVNAIGDFNMIDATTALIIERDNGEGTADKACAAGQKGPDCFHDLAKFKRIVKIEMTDANVGKSVRKVGYIDLMKIADPDKKAKQGAIDGVLPFPFFTIENVDVVDRADGIIVVGNDNNLPFSSSRDPKKADDNELVLLSVKELLDAK; encoded by the coding sequence ATGCGCCTGTCACTCATCGCCGCACTGCTGCTGTCCTCGACCATGCTCGCCGGGGCCCAGGAAACCCAGAAGGAGTTCTCGGCGAAGCTCGTCGGCCACGCCCTGCTGCCGGCGAACACCATCATCCCAGCTCCCACCGATGCCCCGGCCGATCTCAAGGTTTCCGGCAAGTTCGTCACGCCGGGCAAGCGCGTCGAAGCGCTCGGCACCGTGGTAGGAACCTCGGGCGGGCGTCCGACCGGCCTTTCCACCCCCTTCGCCGGCCAGCCCGTACAGGGCTTCTCCGGCATCCGCTCGCTCGGCAATGGCGAGTTCCTCGTGCTGACCGACAACGGCTTCGGCACCAAGGCGAACTCGCCCGACGCCGCGCTGTTCTTCCATCGGCTGAAGGCCGATTTCGCCGGCGGCAAGATCGAGCGCCTCGCGACGACCTTCCTGCACGATCCCGACAAGAAGGTGCCGTTCCGCATCGTCCATGAGGGCACGGATAAGCGCTACCTGACCGGCGCCGATTTCGATCCGGAATCGATCCAGCCCATCGGCGGCAAGTACTGGATCGGTGAGGAGTTCGGGCCCTACCTCATCCGCGTCGACGCCAACGGCAAGGTCGAGGCCGTGTTCGAGACGTTTGCCGACGGCAAGCCGGTGCGCTCGCCCGATCATTACGCCGTGACGACGCCGGGCGCCCCCGATGCTCCGCTGCCCGTCGCCTTCAATGCCCGCCGCTCGAAGGGCTTCGAGGGCATGGCGCAGTCGCCGGATGGCCGCTTCCTCTACCCGCTGCTGGAAGGCCCGCTCTGGAACGCCGAGACCAAGGCCAATGAGCAGGTCGACGGCAAGGACGCGCTGCGCATCCTGGAATTCGACGTCGCCAACGAGAAGTGGACCGGCCGCTCCTGGTTCTTCCCGCTTGAGGACAAGGTCAACGCCATCGGCGACTTCAACATGATCGACGCGACTACGGCGCTGATCATCGAGCGCGACAACGGCGAAGGCACCGCCGACAAGGCCTGTGCCGCCGGCCAGAAGGGCCCGGACTGCTTCCACGACCTCGCCAAGTTCAAGCGCATCGTGAAGATCGAGATGACCGACGCCAATGTCGGCAAGTCGGTGCGCAAGGTCGGCTATATCGACCTGATGAAGATCGCCGATCCCGACAAGAAGGCGAAGCAGGGCGCCATCGACGGCGTGCTGCCCTTCCCCTTCTTCACCATCGAGAACGTCGACGTCGTCGATCGCGCGGACGGCATCATCGTCGTCGGCAACGACAACAACCTGCCCTTCTCCTCCTCGCGCGATCCGAAGAAGGCTGATGACAACGAACTCGTGCTGCTGTCGGTGAAGGAGCTGCTCGACGCGAAGTGA